ACGGGTCCGTTCTATACCGAGTACAAGTTCCAGGCCCTGCGACCGCTCGACGAGGTCTTCGCCGGCTTCGACGCCTCCCGGGCGGACTTCCTGCGCCGCGTGTTCGCCCTCGCCGAGCCCAAGCGGACCTGGTCCCTGCTCAAGCTCGACGACATCTCCCGGAAACTCGGCGAGCCGCGCGCGCGCATCATCGCCGCGCTCAACTACCTCGAGGAACAGGGAGCGCTGAAGCTCCAGGTGACGGGGGTGCGCCAGGGCTACCGGCGCACGCGCGGCGACGTCGAGGCCGCCACGCTCACCCGGACGATGATCGAGCGCTTCGACGAGCGCGAGCGCCGGGACGTGCGGCGGCTGCGCCAGGTGCTGGACTTCGCGGGCCACGAGGGGTGCCGCACCCGCTTCCTGCTCACCTACTTCGGCGAGGATCTGGAGGCCGACTGCGGTCACTGCGACTGGTGCGCGGGCGAGCGTCCCGGCCCCCTGCCCGCCCTGGCCGTCCCCGCCCCGGGGGCTCGGGAAGTGGCGAGACTGAAGCAACTGCGCGCCGAGCGGCACGAGGCCCTCGCCACGCCCCGGCAACTGACGAGGTTTCTCTGTGGCATCGCCTCGCCGAGCGTCTCCCGGGCGCGGCTCGCCTCCCACGAGCTGTTCGGCCTGCTGTCGGACGTGCCCTTCCAGCAGGTGCTCGCCTTCGTGGAGGACACCTCGCGGTAGGGCCCGCGCGGCCGACTTCCGCGCTCGTGCTGGCCTGGGGTAGCGTCCCCAGCCACCCATGAACTCCGCATCCCCCCCGAGCCCCCCCGCGACGTCTGGATTGAGGACCTCCGCCGAGTCCTCGGAGCAGAAGCTGTCGAGCCTGCTGCGGTGGATGGAGCAAGGCGGAGCGCTCTTTCCCAAGATGCACATCGTCCGGCAGGCGGATGGGGAGCGCTCGGTGCTGGCGCGCTCGGACATCGCCGAGGGCGAGGTGGTGCTCCAGATTCCCACCACGCACCTGTTCACGCTGGAGCGCGCGAAGGCGTCGGAGATCGGGCGCCGCATCCAGTCCCAGCTCCAGCCGGACAATGACTTCCTCTACCTGGCCTCCTGGCTGCTCGAGGAGAAGCACCGGGGCGCGGACTCCTTCTGGAAGCCCTTCGTGGACAGCCTGCCCGAGGCCTATCCCCACGTGCCCCTGTTCTACTCGGAGCAGGAGCGCGCGCAGTTGAAGGGCTCGCAGTTGGAGCGGCTGGTGGAGGTGCAGCGCCAGTCCTTCGAGCAGGAGTACGCGCAGTTGCACGGGAAGCTGCCCGAGTTCGAGCGCTTCGGCTTCGAGGAGTACGTCTGGGCGCGGATTTCGTTGTACTCGCGCCTGTTCTCGCTCAAGGGGGGCCTGCAGGGACCGAGCCTCGTGCCGCTGTCGGACATGTTCAACCACCGCCAACCGCCCGACGTGCTCTGGTCGACCTCGGAGGATGGACAGACGTTCCGGATGATCGCGCAGCGCGCGGTGCCGGCCGGGGCGGAAATCCATACACACTACGGCGCCAAGAGCAGCGACGTGTTCCTGCTCCACTCGGGCTTCGTGCCCGACGGCAACGAGGAGAACGACGAGGTGTACCTCTCCGTGGGGCTGCCCGCGGGGGATCCGCTGGCGTCGATCAAGCAGCAGATGTTCGGGCTCGGCTCGGCCACGGCGAAACATCCCTTCAAGGTGTCGCGCCAGGGCAAGTACCTCGCGTCCTGGTCGGTGTTCTCCTTCCTGCGCATGGCGCACGCGTCGCCCGACGAGTTCCTCGCCCTGTCCAACCGGCTGCTGTCGGGCCCGAAGACGATCGCGCCCGTGAGCGTGGCGTGCGAGGAGCGGGTGCTGGGGACACTGGCCGCGGCGTGCGAGGAGCGGTTGAAGGCATTCCCCACCACGCTGGAGGAGGA
Above is a window of Cystobacter fuscus DNA encoding:
- a CDS encoding SET domain-containing histone-lysine N-methyltransferase, which produces MNSASPPSPPATSGLRTSAESSEQKLSSLLRWMEQGGALFPKMHIVRQADGERSVLARSDIAEGEVVLQIPTTHLFTLERAKASEIGRRIQSQLQPDNDFLYLASWLLEEKHRGADSFWKPFVDSLPEAYPHVPLFYSEQERAQLKGSQLERLVEVQRQSFEQEYAQLHGKLPEFERFGFEEYVWARISLYSRLFSLKGGLQGPSLVPLSDMFNHRQPPDVLWSTSEDGQTFRMIAQRAVPAGAEIHTHYGAKSSDVFLLHSGFVPDGNEENDEVYLSVGLPAGDPLASIKQQMFGLGSATAKHPFKVSRQGKYLASWSVFSFLRMAHASPDEFLALSNRLLSGPKTIAPVSVACEERVLGTLAAACEERLKAFPTTLEEDERLLREGPLSPNERSGVLLRRQEKRLLRDYLELTRAGRALLRQPREEVEQLAARADSPWGWFDGYVRNDLLGLLGRKA